One genomic segment of Clostridium estertheticum subsp. estertheticum includes these proteins:
- a CDS encoding PTS fructose transporter subunit IIC, which yields MKFVAITSCPTGIAHTYMAAEALSMAGEELGIEIKVETQGSVGAENQLTEADIREARVVIIAADTNVSKERFEGKTIIEVGVKDAIKDAKGLIQKAIDIKLEDKNTSKQGSEKKEEKVERKGVYKHLMTGVSYMIPFVAAGGILIALSFAFGIYAFKVPGSIAEALKNIGGGNAMALMYPVLAGFIAFSIADRPGLVPGMVGGMLAATVGAAFLGAMAAGFVAGYTVLFLKKAIQLPKSLQGLMPVIILPVLSTMVVGLVMIYVIGKPVSALTVVMSKYLTNLNGANAGLLGIILGLMMAFDMGGPFNKAAYTFGVSTLALAPSSAIMAAVMAAGMTPPLGIALATVLAKKKFTAEERESGKSAWALGAAFITEGAIPFAVADPLRIIPSTMAGAAVTGALSMIFKASIVAPHGGIFLLFIPHAVTNLGGYIIAIVAGTIVTGVMVSILKKDVVLKKVN from the coding sequence ATGAAATTCGTAGCAATTACTTCATGTCCAACAGGAATAGCACATACTTATATGGCAGCCGAGGCTCTTTCAATGGCTGGAGAAGAATTGGGCATTGAAATTAAAGTAGAAACTCAGGGGTCTGTAGGAGCAGAGAATCAATTGACAGAAGCTGATATAAGGGAAGCAAGAGTTGTAATAATTGCAGCTGATACCAATGTTTCAAAGGAACGTTTTGAAGGGAAGACTATAATTGAAGTTGGGGTAAAAGATGCAATTAAAGATGCAAAGGGTCTTATACAGAAAGCAATAGACATAAAATTGGAAGATAAAAACACTTCAAAACAAGGGAGTGAAAAAAAAGAAGAAAAGGTTGAGAGAAAGGGTGTTTATAAGCACCTAATGACAGGGGTTTCTTATATGATTCCTTTTGTAGCTGCGGGAGGTATTTTAATTGCACTATCTTTTGCTTTTGGAATATATGCATTTAAAGTACCAGGATCTATAGCAGAGGCCTTAAAGAACATTGGTGGCGGTAATGCAATGGCACTTATGTATCCGGTACTTGCAGGTTTTATAGCATTCTCTATTGCAGATAGACCGGGTCTTGTACCGGGTATGGTTGGTGGTATGCTAGCGGCAACGGTAGGTGCTGCATTTCTAGGTGCAATGGCAGCAGGTTTCGTAGCTGGTTATACTGTACTTTTCTTAAAGAAAGCAATCCAGTTACCAAAATCGTTACAAGGGTTAATGCCGGTTATAATATTGCCAGTTTTATCTACGATGGTAGTAGGACTTGTAATGATATATGTTATTGGAAAACCCGTTAGTGCATTAACTGTGGTAATGTCAAAATACTTAACTAATTTAAATGGAGCAAACGCAGGACTTCTCGGAATTATTCTTGGTTTAATGATGGCTTTTGACATGGGTGGACCATTTAATAAAGCAGCATATACTTTTGGTGTGTCAACATTGGCATTGGCTCCTTCTTCTGCGATAATGGCAGCAGTAATGGCGGCAGGAATGACTCCTCCACTAGGAATTGCGCTTGCAACAGTATTAGCAAAAAAGAAATTCACAGCAGAAGAAAGAGAATCAGGAAAATCTGCTTGGGCATTAGGGGCTGCATTTATAACAGAGGGTGCAATACCATTTGCTGTAGCAGATCCACTTAGAATAATACCTTCAACAATGGCAGGTGCGGCAGTTACCGGAGCGCTATCTATGATATTTAAAGCATCTATAGTAGCTCCGCATGGTGGTATATTTCTCTTGTTTATCCCTCATGCAGTTACTAATTTAGGTGGATATATAATTGCAATAGTAGCTGGTACAATAGTAACTGGAGTTATGGTTTCAATATTAAAGAAGGATGTTGTTTTAAAAAAAGTAAATTAG
- the lgt gene encoding prolipoprotein diacylglyceryl transferase, which yields MDPIAFNIFGLDIRWYGIFIAMGMMIGITLANFTCRLKSLDYDEFLNIVLISFPMAIIGARAYYVIFEFSQYKDNLIGIFNIRQGGLAIHGGIIFGMITAYIYTRYKKESLLKFVDVAAPSIIIAQAIGRWGNFFNSEAHGGPVTQGFISIFPNFIQKGMLIDGVYYQPTFLYESIWNVAVGLLLIYLLTKALKRGTVFFTYIGLYSLGRFFIEGLRTDSLMLGSIRVAQLISLSGIALWIIFIVINYRKRNSYY from the coding sequence ATGGATCCGATAGCTTTTAATATATTTGGCTTAGATATTAGATGGTACGGCATATTTATTGCAATGGGAATGATGATTGGAATTACATTAGCTAATTTTACTTGTAGGTTAAAAAGCCTTGATTATGATGAGTTTTTAAATATTGTACTGATATCTTTTCCTATGGCTATTATTGGAGCTAGAGCTTATTATGTGATTTTTGAATTTAGTCAATATAAAGATAACTTAATAGGTATCTTTAATATACGCCAAGGTGGGCTGGCTATTCATGGCGGGATTATATTTGGGATGATAACAGCATATATATATACAAGATATAAAAAAGAGAGTCTCCTAAAATTTGTGGATGTGGCAGCGCCGTCTATAATTATCGCGCAAGCTATAGGAAGATGGGGGAATTTTTTTAATAGTGAAGCTCATGGTGGGCCAGTTACGCAGGGATTTATAAGTATATTCCCTAATTTTATACAAAAGGGTATGTTAATAGATGGAGTGTATTATCAACCAACTTTTCTTTATGAATCAATTTGGAATGTAGCAGTAGGTTTATTATTAATTTATTTATTAACAAAGGCATTAAAGCGTGGTACAGTCTTTTTCACTTATATAGGATTATATTCTTTAGGAAGATTTTTTATTGAAGGATTAAGAACCGATAGTTTAATGCTAGGCAGTATAAGAGTAGCTCAGCTAATAAGTTTATCAGGTATTGCTTTATGGATTATTTTTATTGTTATAAATTATAGAAAAAGAAACTCGTATTATTAA
- the dnaX gene encoding DNA polymerase III subunit gamma/tau has protein sequence MAYMALYREWRPRTFGDVVGQEHVTITLKNQINNERIAHAYLLCGTRGTGKTSTAKILAKAVNCLNSDNGEPCNECEMCKKINAGTAIDVTELDAASHNGVDNIRDIIEDVQYPPQEAKYKVYIIDEVHMLSIGAVNAFLKTLEEPPSNIIFILATTDPQKLPITILSRCQRFDFKRIKSSDIFDRLRKIVTEQGVFAEDNSLKLISRVSDGAMRDALSILDQAISMNEGSVEYDNVVEMLGLVTNESLIKLSDSIIDRNIETSIKGINDIVSSGKDVYVFIKDMTTHMRNLLMVKVSDNAYDILDMSSENIEILKKQAASIRIEEIMRNIKILQDAEQQAKWSKQNRIYLELAVIKMCKIEYDTSKEVLLARVNKLEEIIKQGKITVACESITTRATENSGSKIENKTKKKTEIRPVQIHNANSNLTVEIVKKSFKDILDMFKTRRHMVIYASLMTGEIVSCNGGVIELGYEKQYAFNKVRLEKEENKNVIEEIFSELLKEPVKIKYTIEAQEKEEKSPEDILKETFGEDIVEILDE, from the coding sequence GTGGCATATATGGCTTTATATAGAGAGTGGAGACCAAGAACTTTTGGAGATGTAGTAGGTCAAGAGCATGTTACTATAACTTTAAAAAACCAAATAAATAACGAGCGAATAGCTCATGCATATCTTTTGTGTGGTACAAGAGGGACTGGAAAAACTTCAACGGCTAAGATATTAGCCAAAGCAGTTAATTGTTTAAACTCAGATAATGGTGAACCTTGCAACGAATGTGAAATGTGTAAGAAGATAAATGCAGGAACAGCGATAGATGTTACAGAACTTGATGCGGCATCACATAATGGAGTAGATAATATCCGTGATATAATTGAAGATGTTCAGTATCCACCACAAGAGGCGAAGTATAAGGTCTACATTATAGATGAGGTTCATATGTTATCTATAGGGGCAGTTAATGCTTTCCTAAAGACACTAGAGGAGCCACCAAGTAACATAATATTTATATTAGCAACTACTGATCCTCAAAAACTGCCAATAACGATATTATCCAGATGTCAAAGATTTGATTTTAAGAGAATAAAAAGTTCAGATATATTTGATAGGCTTAGAAAAATAGTTACAGAGCAAGGGGTTTTTGCAGAAGATAATAGTTTGAAATTAATATCAAGGGTCTCTGATGGAGCAATGAGAGATGCCCTAAGTATTCTAGATCAGGCAATATCAATGAATGAAGGCAGTGTAGAGTACGATAATGTTGTAGAAATGTTAGGTCTTGTAACTAATGAAAGTCTTATAAAGCTTTCGGATAGCATAATAGATAGAAATATAGAAACCTCAATAAAGGGGATAAATGATATAGTTTCTAGTGGCAAGGATGTATATGTATTTATAAAAGATATGACTACACATATGAGAAATCTTTTGATGGTTAAGGTAAGTGATAATGCTTATGATATTCTGGATATGTCTAGTGAAAATATAGAGATTTTAAAGAAGCAGGCGGCCTCTATTAGAATAGAAGAAATCATGAGGAACATAAAGATACTTCAGGATGCAGAGCAGCAAGCTAAATGGAGTAAACAAAATAGAATTTATTTAGAACTTGCAGTTATTAAGATGTGTAAAATTGAATACGATACATCAAAAGAAGTTCTACTAGCTAGGGTAAATAAGTTAGAAGAAATAATAAAACAGGGTAAGATAACTGTTGCATGTGAAAGCATAACAACTAGGGCTACTGAAAACAGTGGGTCTAAAATAGAAAATAAGACAAAGAAAAAAACAGAAATAAGACCAGTTCAAATTCATAATGCTAATTCTAATTTAACAGTGGAAATTGTGAAAAAATCCTTTAAAGATATCTTAGATATGTTTAAGACCCGAAGACACATGGTTATATACGCTTCTTTGATGACGGGAGAAATTGTATCCTGTAATGGAGGGGTTATAGAACTTGGTTACGAAAAGCAATATGCCTTTAATAAAGTTAGGCTTGAAAAAGAGGAAAATAAAAATGTAATAGAAGAAATATTCTCAGAGCTACTAAAAGAACCAGTAAAAATAAAATATACTATAGAAGCACAGGAGAAAGAAGAAAAATCACCAGAGGATATATTAAAAGAGACATTTGGAGAAGATATTGTGGAAATATTAGATGAATAG
- a CDS encoding YbaB/EbfC family nucleoid-associated protein, producing the protein MAKGGFPGMGGNMNSLMKQAQKFQKQMEDMQKDLGDKRFEASSGGGAVTAVANGKRQLVEVKIKPEVVDPDDIEMLEDLIMSACNEALKKAEDESSNEMGKLTGGMNMPGMF; encoded by the coding sequence ATGGCAAAAGGCGGATTTCCAGGTATGGGTGGAAATATGAATAGTTTAATGAAACAAGCTCAAAAATTTCAAAAGCAAATGGAAGATATGCAAAAGGATCTAGGAGATAAGAGATTTGAAGCATCTTCTGGTGGTGGAGCAGTAACTGCAGTAGCTAACGGAAAAAGGCAACTTGTTGAAGTGAAAATAAAACCAGAAGTAGTAGATCCAGATGATATTGAAATGCTTGAGGATCTAATTATGAGTGCTTGTAATGAAGCATTGAAGAAGGCAGAAGACGAGTCAAGTAATGAAATGGGTAAGTTAACAGGCGGAATGAATATGCCAGGAATGTTTTAA
- the recR gene encoding recombination mediator RecR, whose protein sequence is MDFYPVAIEKLIEEFAKLPGIGKKTAQRLALFVLNLPKEEVDEFAGALINARGTIKYCSVCGSFTDTDPCSICSNPNRDKSIICVVENPKDIMTMEKVREFNGVYHVLHGTISPMSGRGPEDIKLRELIRRINGEVEEVIVATNPNIEGEATAMYISKILKPLGTKVTRIAHGIPVGGDLEYIDEVTLSKALEGRKEI, encoded by the coding sequence TTGGATTTTTATCCAGTAGCAATTGAAAAACTTATAGAAGAATTTGCTAAACTTCCTGGAATAGGGAAAAAAACGGCCCAAAGGCTTGCATTATTTGTACTAAACCTTCCTAAGGAAGAAGTAGATGAGTTTGCTGGTGCACTTATAAATGCCAGAGGAACCATAAAATATTGCTCTGTATGTGGAAGTTTTACAGATACAGATCCATGTTCAATTTGTTCCAATCCTAATAGGGATAAAAGCATTATATGTGTAGTGGAAAATCCAAAAGATATTATGACTATGGAAAAAGTAAGGGAATTCAATGGGGTATATCATGTTCTTCATGGAACGATATCGCCGATGTCAGGACGAGGTCCTGAAGATATAAAACTAAGAGAACTTATTAGAAGAATTAATGGGGAAGTTGAGGAAGTAATAGTTGCAACTAATCCTAATATAGAAGGAGAAGCTACAGCTATGTATATATCTAAAATATTAAAACCATTAGGTACAAAAGTCACAAGGATTGCACATGGAATTCCAGTTGGTGGCGATTTAGAATATATAGATGAAGTAACTCTTTCTAAAGCTTTAGAAGGAAGAAAAGAAATATAG
- a CDS encoding DUF2508 family protein: MNRKNIIEILLSTTQYTPEQKDIIMKLEEAKLEWESSKEYFQVVDDPKLVDYAIYREDQSRARYIYFLLEARRKDVTIDTSYMIEDLDAINK; the protein is encoded by the coding sequence ATGAACAGGAAAAATATAATTGAAATATTGCTTTCAACTACCCAATATACACCGGAGCAGAAAGATATTATTATGAAATTAGAGGAAGCTAAACTTGAATGGGAAAGTTCAAAGGAATATTTTCAAGTAGTAGATGACCCTAAACTTGTAGATTATGCAATTTATAGAGAAGACCAATCTAGAGCTAGATACATATATTTTTTATTAGAGGCTAGAAGAAAAGATGTAACTATAGATACTAGTTACATGATTGAAGATCTAGATGCTATTAATAAATAG
- a CDS encoding pro-sigmaK processing inhibitor BofA family protein — protein MDVALYFLIGIVGMLIVVKLFSWPLKILVKLILNCVFGVLLLLLANFVGLTIPINAATALISGFLGVPGVIFIIIFQKLM, from the coding sequence ATGGACGTTGCATTATATTTTTTGATTGGTATAGTAGGTATGCTAATTGTGGTTAAGCTTTTTTCTTGGCCACTGAAAATATTAGTTAAATTAATATTGAATTGTGTTTTTGGTGTCTTACTTTTGCTGCTTGCGAACTTCGTAGGATTAACTATTCCAATTAATGCTGCAACGGCACTGATTTCAGGTTTCTTAGGAGTGCCGGGAGTGATATTTATAATAATTTTCCAAAAATTAATGTGA
- the sfsA gene encoding DNA/RNA nuclease SfsA, producing the protein MIISKRVVIAEFVKRPNRFVAYVNLNGKEIIVHVPNTGRCKEILVPGSKVLLREELNPSRKTLYDLIAGYKDNKIINIDSQIPNKVVDEALKDQKIQKLVKYNIIQREKTFGNSRFDFKLSNNMGEEYYLEVKGVTFEVNGKSMFPDAPTQRGKKHLLELIEVKKIGIGAGVLFLIQMSNIENFSPYDDMDGAFGEALRFAYESGVDIFVYECDVGENYITLSKSVEIIL; encoded by the coding sequence ATGATTATAAGTAAAAGAGTTGTTATTGCAGAGTTCGTTAAAAGACCAAATAGATTTGTAGCTTATGTAAATCTTAATGGAAAAGAAATAATAGTACATGTTCCTAATACGGGAAGATGTAAAGAAATATTAGTTCCGGGATCTAAAGTTTTATTAAGAGAAGAGCTTAATCCAAGTAGAAAGACTTTATATGATTTAATTGCTGGATATAAAGATAATAAAATTATTAACATAGATTCACAGATTCCTAATAAAGTTGTTGATGAAGCGTTAAAAGACCAAAAGATACAAAAACTTGTTAAATATAATATAATACAGAGGGAAAAAACCTTTGGGAATAGTAGATTTGATTTTAAATTATCTAATAACATGGGTGAGGAGTATTATCTTGAAGTAAAAGGGGTAACGTTTGAAGTAAATGGTAAAAGTATGTTTCCAGATGCACCTACGCAGAGGGGAAAAAAACATTTATTAGAACTTATAGAAGTTAAAAAAATAGGAATAGGAGCTGGAGTGCTATTTCTTATTCAAATGAGCAATATAGAAAATTTCTCTCCTTATGATGATATGGATGGAGCTTTTGGTGAAGCACTACGATTTGCATACGAAAGTGGTGTAGATATTTTTGTATACGAATGTGATGTGGGTGAGAATTACATAACCTTAAGCAAATCTGTTGAGATTATTTTGTAA
- a CDS encoding NAD(+) diphosphatase, with amino-acid sequence MRFIYCPICGTKLIEKDSWDEGAVPYCPVDDNMYFDTPKPCVVVAVMKGKEILLLKQNYTFKNSKVLVSGYVTNGESVEETVYREVKEETGITVGKIKYLGSDYLASKEIIMLTFMAKFVEGNIKKSPEVDWADWVNIDDAICEMSEDEIGKRVVRKLLKEINYTGEKAYRCDIK; translated from the coding sequence TTGAGATTTATATATTGTCCAATTTGCGGAACAAAATTAATTGAAAAAGATAGTTGGGATGAAGGGGCAGTACCATATTGCCCTGTTGATGATAATATGTATTTCGACACACCCAAACCATGTGTAGTAGTTGCAGTTATGAAGGGTAAAGAAATCTTACTTCTCAAACAAAATTATACTTTTAAAAATTCAAAGGTATTAGTATCGGGATATGTAACTAATGGAGAATCTGTTGAAGAGACTGTATATAGAGAAGTTAAAGAGGAAACAGGTATAACTGTTGGAAAAATTAAATATTTGGGGAGTGATTATTTAGCTTCCAAAGAAATTATAATGCTAACATTTATGGCGAAGTTTGTTGAAGGAAATATAAAGAAATCGCCTGAAGTTGATTGGGCTGATTGGGTAAACATAGATGATGCTATATGTGAAATGAGTGAAGATGAAATAGGTAAGAGAGTTGTAAGAAAGTTATTAAAGGAGATTAATTATACTGGTGAAAAGGCTTATAGATGCGATATAAAGTAA
- a CDS encoding hydrolase — protein sequence MEKEVKEKTMYQKAPQITGNLRRHMIELPTAIRDATGIVIFGKRLKSFVFTTDVAVIRNTNADAIIAVYPFTPQPIITEALVLAADVPVFCGVGGGITTGKRVTNLALDAEFKGAMGIVVNSPISNEVITQVRETIDIPIIVTVVSEFEDIEARIRAGATIINVSGAKKTAYIVSKIREKHPDFPIIATGGPDNETIRETIKAGANAITYTPPIVADILNEIMIKYRTIYKKEDNENNI from the coding sequence ATGGAAAAAGAAGTTAAAGAAAAAACTATGTATCAAAAAGCGCCTCAAATAACAGGAAATTTGAGGAGACATATGATAGAGCTACCAACGGCTATTAGAGATGCTACTGGAATTGTAATATTTGGTAAAAGATTAAAATCTTTTGTTTTTACTACAGATGTAGCTGTTATAAGAAATACAAACGCTGATGCAATTATTGCAGTATATCCATTTACACCTCAGCCTATAATAACGGAAGCCTTGGTACTTGCTGCTGATGTACCAGTATTTTGTGGTGTTGGAGGAGGAATTACTACTGGGAAGAGAGTAACAAATTTAGCATTAGATGCTGAATTTAAAGGTGCTATGGGGATAGTTGTTAATAGTCCAATATCTAATGAAGTTATAACACAGGTAAGGGAAACTATAGATATTCCAATAATAGTTACAGTTGTATCAGAATTTGAAGACATAGAGGCGAGAATAAGAGCAGGTGCTACTATAATTAATGTTTCAGGCGCTAAAAAAACGGCTTATATAGTTAGCAAAATAAGAGAGAAACATCCTGACTTTCCAATAATTGCAACTGGGGGTCCCGATAATGAAACTATAAGAGAAACTATAAAAGCTGGTGCTAATGCAATTACGTATACGCCACCAATAGTAGCGGATATATTAAATGAAATAATGATTAAGTACAGAACGATTTACAAGAAAGAAGATAATGAAAATAATATTTAA
- a CDS encoding pyridoxal-phosphate-dependent aminotransferase family protein gives MHKRLFIPGPVEVAEDVLQKMATPQISHRGKEASTLQRNISDKMRKVFNTKEEILLSTSSGSGLMEGAVRSCTAIRAAIFSVGAFGNRWFQMCTANGVPADKFESEWGMPTTKQMIEEVLKTGKYDLITITMNETSTGLMNNMEDLSSVYKKYPDVVVCVDTVSNAAGTEVKVDDWAIDICITSTQKCLGLPAGMSICTFSKKAVERAKQVTNRGVYFDLLGLYECIQKKDYQYPSTPSLSHMFALDYQLDKILEEGLENRYARHIAGAEVVREWATKYFAIFPDENFVSNTVTAIKNTKEISISDLNKKLGEKGFMISNGYGKLKDKTFRIAHMAETTPEELKGLLAIINNILGI, from the coding sequence ATGCATAAAAGATTATTTATACCGGGACCAGTAGAAGTAGCAGAAGATGTACTTCAAAAAATGGCTACTCCTCAAATATCACATAGAGGTAAAGAAGCATCAACACTACAAAGGAACATAAGCGATAAAATGAGAAAAGTATTTAATACTAAAGAAGAAATACTACTTTCAACTAGTTCAGGAAGTGGACTAATGGAAGGTGCTGTTCGGTCATGTACAGCAATACGGGCAGCAATATTTTCAGTTGGGGCATTTGGAAACAGATGGTTTCAAATGTGTACTGCGAATGGGGTACCAGCGGATAAATTCGAATCAGAGTGGGGCATGCCAACAACTAAACAAATGATTGAAGAAGTATTAAAAACAGGGAAATATGATTTAATAACTATTACTATGAATGAGACTTCAACAGGACTTATGAATAATATGGAAGATCTTTCATCGGTTTATAAAAAGTATCCTGATGTTGTAGTATGTGTAGATACGGTGAGTAATGCCGCTGGAACAGAAGTAAAAGTAGATGATTGGGCGATTGATATTTGTATAACTTCAACTCAAAAATGTTTAGGATTACCTGCAGGAATGTCTATTTGTACATTTTCAAAAAAAGCAGTAGAAAGAGCTAAACAAGTTACAAATAGAGGAGTATATTTCGATTTATTAGGACTATATGAGTGTATACAAAAGAAGGATTATCAATATCCATCTACTCCATCCCTTTCACATATGTTTGCTTTAGATTATCAATTAGATAAGATATTAGAAGAAGGATTAGAGAATAGATATGCTAGGCATATAGCTGGTGCGGAGGTCGTTCGCGAATGGGCTACAAAATACTTCGCAATATTTCCCGATGAAAACTTTGTGTCAAACACAGTAACTGCTATTAAAAACACAAAAGAAATTAGTATTTCTGATTTAAACAAGAAATTAGGAGAAAAAGGATTTATGATTTCTAATGGTTATGGGAAGTTAAAAGATAAGACATTTAGAATTGCTCATATGGCTGAAACTACGCCAGAAGAATTAAAGGGTTTATTGGCAATAATTAATAATATTTTAGGAATTTAA
- a CDS encoding D-2-hydroxyacid dehydrogenase: MIRVLVTDGMEKGAIEELKNKGFEVVEKFYEPEFLGEELKNFDVIVVRSATKVRKPIIDKAAESGKLKLIIRGGVGVDNIDVAYAEEKGIKVTNTPNASSASVAELALAHMFAVSRFVNISNVAMRKGMWDKKKYTGVEIGGKTLGLIGFGRISKELAKKASALGMTVIYTDIIGKAKGFDEYEYLELNDVLKKSDYVSLHIPFIKENGATIGKDQLAMMKDGAFLINCARGGVVDEAALVEALDNGKLAGAGVDVYIEEPTKNEALVNHPKISVTPHIGAATKEAQTRIGTEITEIIISFFK; this comes from the coding sequence ATGATTAGAGTATTAGTTACTGATGGTATGGAAAAGGGTGCAATTGAGGAGTTAAAAAATAAAGGATTTGAAGTTGTTGAAAAATTTTATGAACCAGAATTTTTAGGTGAAGAATTAAAAAACTTTGATGTAATTGTAGTTAGGTCTGCAACAAAGGTTAGAAAGCCAATAATTGATAAAGCAGCAGAATCAGGAAAACTAAAGCTTATAATTCGTGGGGGAGTAGGCGTTGATAACATTGATGTAGCATATGCCGAGGAAAAAGGGATAAAAGTCACTAATACGCCTAATGCAAGTAGTGCATCTGTTGCTGAACTTGCACTTGCACATATGTTTGCGGTATCAAGATTTGTTAATATCTCGAATGTAGCTATGAGAAAAGGTATGTGGGATAAGAAAAAATATACTGGTGTAGAGATAGGTGGTAAGACACTAGGGCTAATAGGATTTGGAAGAATATCTAAAGAGTTAGCCAAAAAAGCATCTGCGCTTGGTATGACAGTTATATATACAGATATAATAGGGAAAGCTAAGGGTTTTGATGAGTATGAGTACTTAGAGTTAAATGATGTATTAAAAAAATCAGATTATGTATCATTGCATATACCATTTATTAAAGAGAATGGAGCGACTATAGGAAAAGATCAATTAGCAATGATGAAGGATGGAGCATTTTTAATTAACTGTGCTAGAGGTGGAGTAGTTGATGAGGCTGCTTTAGTAGAAGCGTTAGATAATGGTAAATTAGCAGGAGCTGGTGTGGACGTTTATATTGAGGAACCAACAAAAAATGAAGCTTTGGTTAATCATCCAAAAATTTCTGTAACACCGCATATAGGGGCTGCTACGAAGGAAGCTCAAACAAGAATAGGTACTGAAATAACGGAAATTATTATTAGTTTTTTCAAATAA
- a CDS encoding DUF1015 domain-containing protein — protein sequence MAIVRPFKAYRPQLDLVEKVAALPYDVMDSEEAREMVKGKPYSFLHVDKAEVDLPKGIDVHDKQVYLKARENLQKMISDKVYIQDKEPCMYIYRQIMDGRSQTGIVACASIDDYIKDTIKKHELTRADKELDRFNHVDYTNCNTGPIFLTYRHKDEIDDIVKNWTETKSPLYDYKSEDGVSQIIWVINEESIINKLSDIFAKTDYLYIADGHHRSASAVKVGLKRRKDKLSYTGDEEFNYFLSVIFPDNELYVMDYNRVVADLFGNSFDEFMNKVSEKFHITTFDGIGQFKPEVQRTYGMFLEGKWYKLEAKEGTFNLKDPVERLDVSILQKNLLDPILGIDDPTTNSRIDFVGGIRGLGELERRVRCGMKVAFSMCPTTMDDLIDIANAGKTMPPKSTWFEPKLQSGIFVHEL from the coding sequence ATGGCTATAGTAAGGCCTTTTAAAGCATACAGACCACAATTAGATTTAGTAGAAAAAGTAGCAGCTCTTCCTTATGATGTTATGGATAGTGAAGAGGCCAGAGAAATGGTAAAGGGGAAACCTTATTCATTTTTACATGTTGATAAAGCAGAAGTAGATTTACCAAAAGGTATAGATGTACATGATAAGCAAGTTTATTTAAAGGCTAGAGAAAATCTTCAAAAGATGATTAGTGATAAAGTGTATATTCAGGATAAAGAACCATGCATGTATATTTATAGACAAATAATGGATGGAAGGTCTCAAACAGGTATAGTTGCTTGTGCATCAATAGATGATTATATAAAGGACACAATTAAAAAACATGAGTTAACAAGAGCCGATAAAGAGCTTGATAGATTTAATCATGTCGATTATACAAATTGTAATACTGGTCCAATATTCTTAACATATAGACATAAGGATGAAATAGATGATATAGTAAAAAATTGGACTGAAACAAAATCTCCATTATATGATTATAAATCAGAAGATGGTGTGTCACAAATCATTTGGGTTATTAATGAGGAATCTATTATAAATAAACTATCTGATATATTCGCCAAGACCGATTATTTATATATAGCCGACGGTCATCATAGATCAGCTTCTGCTGTCAAAGTCGGATTAAAGCGAAGAAAAGATAAGCTATCTTATACTGGTGATGAGGAATTTAATTACTTCTTATCAGTTATATTTCCAGATAATGAGTTATATGTAATGGACTATAATCGAGTGGTTGCAGATTTGTTTGGAAACTCTTTCGATGAATTTATGAATAAAGTCTCTGAGAAATTTCACATTACGACCTTTGATGGTATTGGTCAATTTAAGCCAGAAGTACAAAGGACATATGGGATGTTTCTAGAGGGAAAATGGTATAAATTAGAGGCTAAAGAAGGAACTTTTAATTTGAAGGATCCAGTAGAAAGATTAGATGTATCAATTTTGCAGAAGAATTTATTAGATCCGATTCTAGGAATTGATGACCCAACAACAAATTCTAGAATTGATTTTGTAGGTGGTATCAGAGGGCTTGGGGAACTTGAAAGAAGAGTTAGGTGTGGTATGAAAGTTGCATTTTCTATGTGTCCTACAACTATGGACGATCTTATCGATATAGCGAATGCAGGCAAAACGATGCCTCCTAAATCAACTTGGTTTGAACCAAAATTACAAAGTGGAATATTTGTACATGAATTGTAA